From a single Lacerta agilis isolate rLacAgi1 chromosome 3, rLacAgi1.pri, whole genome shotgun sequence genomic region:
- the LOC117043692 gene encoding calcium homeostasis modulator protein 6-like, which translates to MDKFRAVFDFCLNHQKALGYGAVSLLTVGSERIFSAVVFKCPCNSWNMLYGLVFLLVPALILFLLGLLLSSQSWKILTGSCSPGRLCKCPHGTRFRHYLKVLWLVTVRASAAPLTWIAVALLGSRFYECAATGSPVMQAYMCEGKGGECVKKMLQVPCQSGTPTSEMQDMLMSLQAQSQVLGWILIASVFILALVSTCISRCCSPVSILQLAFWKVYLEQEQQLFEQKAKDHAAKLAERNVKCFFDSTELDEFQTPSAKEWHGISSLFTFNPKKDYYSMMHKYVSSKTNTGSIRSVEGDTVPCCLGFVDGAGGIDTQGL; encoded by the exons ATGGACAAGTTCCGTGCGGTGTTTGACTTCTGCCTTAATCACCAGAAGGCGCTGGGCTATGGGGCTGTCTCTCTGTTGACGGTTGGCAGCGAGCGCATCTTTTCTGCCGTGGTGTTCAAATGCCCTTGCAACTCCTGGAATATGCTCTACGGCCTGGTCTTCCTCTTGGTGCCAGCCCTTATTCTGTTTCTGCTTGGCTTGTTGCTCAGTAGCCAGTCTTGGAAGATACTCACCGGAAGCTGCTCCCCCGGCAGGCTGTGCAAGTGCCCTCACGGGACCCGATTCCGGCACTACTTGAAAGTGCTGTGGCTGGTGACTGTCAGAGCATCTGCTGCTCCCTTGACATGGATTGCTGTGGCCTTACTGGGAAGCCGCTTCTACGAGTGTGCTGCTACTGGGAGCCCCGTAATGCAGGCGTACATGTGCGAAGGCAAAGGGGGTGAGTGTGTTAAGAAAATGCTTCAAGTGCCTTGTCAGAGTGGCACTCCTACCTCGGAGATGCAAGATATGCTCATGAGCCTTCAAGCACAGTCTCAG GTGCTGGGGTGGATTTTGATCGCCAGTGTCTTCATATTGGCCCTAGTTTCTACATGCATCTCCCGTTGCTGTTCTCCAGTCAGTATTCTCCAGCTTGCCTTCTGGAAAGTGTACCTGGAGCAAGAGCAGCAGCTTTTTGAGCAAAAGGCCAAGGATCACGCAGCGAAGCTGGCAGAGAGGAACGTCAAATGCTTCTTCGATTCCACGGAACTGGACGAGTTTCAGACTCCAAGTGCCAAAGAGTGGCATGGCATTTCTTCCTTGTTCACCTTTAACCCTAAAAAAGATTACTACAGCATGATGCACAAATATGTCAGCAGCAAAACCAACACTGGCAGTATTAGGTCTGTGGAGGGGGATACAGTTCCTTGTTGCCTGGGGTTTGTGGATGGTGCTGGTGGTATTGACACACAAGGGTTATAG